Below is a window of Deltaproteobacteria bacterium DNA.
CAAATAGCAAAAATGAATCCTAATCGTAAATGCATTGCCATCACAGGGGCAACAGGTTTTATCGGACGGCATCTTTTCGGGGAGCTGTCTGATCGGCAGGATGTGGATATTCGCCTCCTTTTTCATTCAAATACCATTGAAAATCTGATGAAAAAGGAAAACATAATCGTCTTCGAAGGTGACCTGCTGAAACCGGAAAGTCTGTCCGGATTTCTCAAACCCGGATGTACAGTCATCAATCTGGTTAATTTGAGGAATGCTTCGGAAAAAGACAACCTTGCGGTCATGACCAATCTTGCCATTGCCTGTCGCAGCGCTCAGATCAAAAAACTGGTACATTGCAGCACGGCTGTGGTTGTGGGTGCTGTTTCTGAAGATGATATTACAGAAGAGACACAGTGTCATCCAACACCAGGCTACGAGAGTATAAAATATAAGATAGAATCCTTGCTTGTGGCTCTATCGGCCAATCATTTTGAGCTGGCCATACTACGACCGACAGCAGTTTTCGGAAAGGGTGGAAAAAATCTGCTGAAAATGGCGGACGATTTGATCCAGGGCAACCGGTTTATCAACTATCTGAGATCATCTCTTTTTAATCATCGCAGGATGAATCTCGTTTTCGTCTTAAATGTAGTATCGGCTCTGATTTTTTTAGCAGACATGAATCGGAAGATGAACGGAGATGTCTTTATAATCTCTGATGACGACCCCATGAACAACTACCGAGATGTGGAGAGATTGCTGATGAGTCATCTTGGCTGCAGGGATTATGCTATCCCCAGATTACCAGTACCCAGTCCGATTCTTAGAACCCTTTTAAAATTAGAGGGAAAATCAAACGTCAATCCCAACCGGATATACCATTCCCGGAAAATGCTGAATGCCGGTTTTAAGAAAGTTGCATCTTTGGAGACGGGTCTGGTGTCATTTGCAAACTGGTACAAAGAACGTCAAGCTTCAGCCATCGGATGATGGTTGATAAGTACTCCTTTATGAAGATTTTAAATGTAAACATGTCGATTGATCCACTGACAGGTGGCGGAACGGCCGAACGAACATTTCAAATGAGCCTTTATCTGACTAGGGCAGGTGTGGATTGTACGGTACTAACGACGGATGTGGGATTGACGCCGGAGCGTCAGAATTCCATGGAGAACGTAAAGATTGTAGCACTACCGGTTTTATTTAAGCGATTTTACATTCCCCGGAAGATGTGGGGACCAATTAGTAAGATTGTGGCAGAGGCGGATATAATTCACCTGATGAATCATTGGACCATTTTAAATGCTTTAGTTTACCAAGCAGCGTACCGCCTTCAGAAGCCCTATGTAATATGCCCTGCAGGTTCACTTCCAGTGTATGGGCGATCCAAGGTGATAAAAAAAATTTACAATACCCTTATAGGCAACCGCATCATTCGCCGGGCAAATGGTCATATTGCGGTTACGACTGAAGAAGTTAAGCATTTTCGTAATTATGGGATTTCTCCTTATCAGGTATCGGTCATACCCAACGGGATCAGCAATGAGGTAAGCTGGGAAGGAGAGCAGAAGTCCTTTCGAAAAACTTTTCACCTCAATGATTTTCCATTCATTTTGTTTGTTGGACGATTGAATCCCATTAAAGGACCTGATCTGCTTCTAAGTGCTTTTTGCAATATTAAGGACCGCATCAAGAATGTCCATTTAGTTTTTGTGGGGCCGGATGAGGGATTATTGGCTAATCTCAAAACTACTGCAAATCAGTCAGGGGTTGCTGAACAAGTTCATTTTCTGGGATATTTAGGGGGTACGGAAAAGCTCCAGGCTTATAAAGCCGCCTCGCTTCTTGTTGTGCCTTCTCGTCAGGAGGCCATGTCAATAGTCGCACTTGAGGCGGGTATTAACGGAACCCCAGTGCTGTTGACAGATCAATGTGGTTTTGACGAAGTTGCTCGTATTGGCGGCGGGATGGTCGTTCCCGCCTCTGTGGATGGCATACAGGAAGGCCTCTTGATTTTGCTCAATAATCTCCTTCAACTCAAAACAATGGGGGAAAAGTTGAAAAGATATGTCTCTGAAAATTATCTATGGGAAAACGTTATACATCAATATATAGCCCTCTATAGCCGGATATTGTTAGAGAGAGCTTCATAAGATGCATCCATATAATCGCTATGCGATGTCCATTTTGCAGTATTGATGGGATAATATCTAAACAATATTAAAGGAATTGACGATGCAAAGAAAAGTACTCATTCTCGGTGGTACCGGGATGCTTGGACACACACTATTCAGGGAGTTATCACAGCGGGAAGATATGGATGTTTACGCGACGGCCAGAATCGGAAATAACCTGTCGCGGTGGTTTTCTGCCGAGTTGTTGAAAAAAGTGCATGTTGATGTAGATGCCGACAACTTTGACACAGTCATCCGCTCCTTTGCATCCGTACAACCCAGCCTGGTAATTAATTGCATTGGTCTTATCAAACAACAGTCAATTGCCAGCGATCCCCTTTCGGCAATTACCATCAATTCACAACTGCCGCATCGAATTGCGCTGGTTTGTCGGACCGCGGGGGCAAGGCTGATTCACATCAGCACGGACTGCGTTTTTGACGGACGTAAGGGCCAATACACAGAAGCGGACCCATCAAATGCCGTTGATCTTTACGGGAGGTCGAAATTTCTTGGAGAAGTGGATTATCCACCTCATTGCATCACCCTGCGTACATCCATCATTGGGCATGAATTGAAGGGGAAGCTCGGCTTGATCGAATGGTTTCTCAGCCAGGCGGGGAGGGTTCGCGGATTCACCAGGGCGATCTATTCCGGCTTTCCCACCTTGGAATTTGCACGAATCATCGCCGAGTATGTGATTCCCAACGATCACCTGACAGGCATTTATCACGTCTCTTCGGACCCAATCTCCAAGTATGACTTATTGAGATTGGTCGCCGAAAGGTATGGGAAGCAAATCGATATTGAGCCTCATGACGATTTTTTCATGGAACGATCATTGGATTCGACCGTTTTTCGCCGCCTGACCGGTTATAATCCGCCGTCCTGGTCAAAGCTGATTGATCTTATGTATCAGCACTATCTATCATCTTATGATGATAAAGAACAATTAACACGTTAGAGTTTAAAATACGGGTTTTGCCGGAGAAAGGATTTAGAGATGGCCATCAAGGTAATGACTATAGTTGGAACGCGCCCCGAGCTGATTAAGCTCTGCCGTGTGATTCATGAGCTTGATCAGTATACTGAGCACGTTCTGGTTCATACGGGTCAGAATTTTGACTATGAGCTGAACGAGATATTTTTCCAGCAGCTGCAAATCAGGAAGCCGGATTATTTCCTCGATGCCGCCGTTGAAAACGTGGCCGAGACCATCGGCAATATAATTGCGCGATCAGACAAGGTCATGGAAAAAGAGAAACCCGATGCGGTGCTCATTCTCGGTGATACAAATAGTTGTCTTGCCGTGATTGCTGCGAAGCGCCGGAAGATTCCGGTGTTTCACATGGAAGCGGGAAACCGCTGTTTCGATCAAAGGGTGCCGGAGGAAATTAATCGAAAAATCATTGATCATATAAGTGATATAAATATGCCCTACACGGAGCATGCCCGGCGTTACCTGCTGGCTGAAGGTATAAAGCCTGAGACGGTGATCAAGACAGGTTCTCCCATGAAGGAAGTTCTGTCCTATTACCGGTTACAGATTGATGAATCCGACATTCTCAATGCTTTGCAGCTGGAAGAGAAAAAGTATTTTGTTGTCAGCACGCACCGCGAGGAGAATGTCGATTCTGAGGTCAACTTCAATAATCTACTCAATTCATTAACCGCCATAGCCGAGAGGTATAACTATCCTGTGATTGTTTCGACCCATCCGCGAACCCGCAAGCGTCTGGAAGATATGGGTGTCGGCCAACTTCATGCTCAGGTTCGGTTTCTAAAGCCCCTCGGACTCCTTGATTATGTGAAGCTTCAACTGCATGCCTTCTGCGTTGTTTCCGACAGCGGCACGGTTACGGAGGAGTCTTCAATTTTGAGTTTTCCGGCTGTAACCATCCGTCAGGCCCATGAGAGGCCTGAGGGGATGGATGAGGGCACGCTCATTATGTGTGGGTTGAAGGCTAAGAGCGTCATGGAAGCCATCGACGTGGCAACATCGCAGTCTGCTGCTTGTGATCGACTCTTCAGACTTGTGCAGGACTATGATACAGAAAATGTTTCGAAAAAAGTTCTCCGCATAATTATGAGTTATACAGATTACGTAAATCGGACGGTCTGGTTTAAATAACCCTCAATGCAATAAATCTTTATATATTCAAGAGCATATCATAATTTTTCCCATGCGCATCTTACTTCTTGTCGTTTATTATCTGCCCAGCACCATGTCGAGCGCAAAGCTTATTCATGACCTTGCAACGGAATTTCTTCGACTGGGTCATGAACCCGTAGTCGTCGCCCCTGATGAGAACATTCTCAAAGATACGGAAATAACGAGTGAAAGCGGCATCAAAGTGTTGCGGGTACGCACAGGAAAAATTAAAACAGCGTCCAGATTGGTGCGAGGCTTCAACGAAGCCAGACTTTCAAACATCATCTGGGAAAAGGGGCGTCGTTTTTTTGAAGAAAATCCCTGTGATCTGATTGTTTACTATTCTCCCACAATCTTCTTTGGTTCACTCGTAAAGGGGCTGAAGAAGCATTTCGCCTGCCCATCGTATTTGATCTTGCGTGATATCTTTCCACAATGGGCGGTGGATGCCGGCGTGTTAAGTCACGGAATGGTTTACAAATATTTCAAATTAAAGGAACGGCAGAATTACGACGCGGCAGATATAATCGGCGTTCAGTCGCCGGCGAACCTTCGTTATTTTGAAGAAAATGGTCTTGATAAGAAATATCATTTAGAAGTGCTATTTAATTGGACAGCCTTAGTAGAGGAGAGTATTCAGCCGAGTGCATACCGGGAGCGGTTGGGATTACAGGGGAAAGTCGTCTTTTTTTATGGCGGCAACATTGGTGTGGCCCAGGACATGGACAATATTATCCGCCTTGCGAAAAATTTACGGGGTGAAAAATCTGCTTATTTTCTACTGGTGGGCGATGGAAGTGAAGTGCCCCGATTGAGGACAGACATTGCATCAAAGGGTTTGACGAATATAGCCATACACGACGCGGTGGGACAAAGAGAATACCTGTCCATGCTTTCTGAATTTGATGTCGGCTTGATCTCGCTCGATTGCGGTTTGAGAACCCAGAATTTTCCAGGTAAAATGCTTGGCTACATGTATCATTCAATGCCCATTCTGGCCAGTGTAAATCCGGGAAATGATTTAAAAGAAATTCTGGAAGGTCAACAATCTGGACTGGTTTGCATGAATGGGGAAGATGATCTGTTTGCTGCCTATGCCAGAAGATTAGTTAGGGACGAAAATTATCGCCGGCAGTTAGGTAAAAACTCCCGCACCCTTTTGGAAAATTCTTTTTCTGTTTCAAGAGCAGCAGGACAAATCCTGGCTCATTTCAGTCAGGAAAATTAGCATGGCTTATTCTCCTCTCATTCTCATTACCGGCGCCACCGGCGCCGTAGGGCCTCTTGTCGTAAAGGCCTTCCATGATGCAAGTTATTCCATCCGCACCCTGTCCATCGATCCGCCGCCTGTTAACATGTGGCCTGATGATGTGGAAGCCCTTATTGGTGATGTTACTGATTCATCGGTTGTGCGTGCTGCGATGGAAGGTGTTGAAATGGTTATCCACCTGGCCGCTTTACTGCATATTGTCAATCCGCCACTCGCGCTTAAAGAAAAATATGAGCGGATTAATGTGGGGGGAACGGCGACGGTAGTTGGTGCGGCCATTAAGGCTGATGTCAGGCGTGTTGTGTTCTTCAGTACGATTGCTGTTTATGGGCAGTCCGATGGCCGGATTGTAACGGAAAATACGCCCCCTCGCCCAGATACGTTTTACGCCAAGACAAAGCGTGAAGCGGAAGAAATTGTGCTCGAAGCCAAACGAGCGGACGGCAGACGGTTGGGAACTGTCCTGCGGCTTGGTGCCGTGTATGGCGGGCGAATCAAGGGGAACTATCAGCGGCTTGTGCAATCTTTGGCAAGGGGCCGCTTCGTCCCTGTGGGGAACGGTTCCAACCGGCGCACACTGGTTTATGACAAGGATGTGGCGCGCGCTGCCGTGGTGGCTGCATCACACGATGCTGCGGCAGGTAAGATTTTCAATGTCTCGGATGGCCGTTTCCATACCATGAATGAGATTATTGGAACGATCTGCGCTGCCATTGGTCATAAGGTGCCGCGATTGTCGTTGCCTGTCGGAGTCTCGCGCATTGTTGCAGGTATAATAGAAAAAGGTGGCCATTCGATGGGTTTAAAACCCCCGGCAATACGGGCGATGATTGACAAATATACCGAAGATATCGCCATGGACGGCAGCCTCATTCAAAAAGAACTGGGTTTTGTTCCCCACTATGATTTAAAGACGGGTTGGGAAGAGACGGTCAAAGAGATGCGGGAAGGCGGCGCGCTTTGAAACGTATCTGTGATGTCTTGTTGAGTCTTCTTCTGTTATGTTTTTTATCCATCCCCATGATTCTTATTGCCTTGTTTGTTAAACTAACTTCCAAAGGCCCGGCACTATACTGGTCCGACCGGGTGGGTATCAACAATACCATATTCAGAATGCCTAAGTTTCGCACGATGAGATTGGATACTCCTGAGATGGCAACCCACCTGATGGATGATCCCAGTCTCTACCTGACATCCGTCGGATCATTACTCAGAAAATTCAGCCTTGACGAACTGCCGCAACTATGGAGTATATTGAAAAGTGATATGAGTTTTATTGGGCCGAGGCCGGCCTTGTATAACCAGGATGATCTCGTTGACCTGCGGATGAAAAAAGGAATTCACAAACTTGTTCCCGGTATTACAGGGTGGGCTCAGGTAAACGGCAGGGATGACATTCCGATTCCACTTAAAGTAGAATACGATGAGTATTACATGAAAAATAAAAGTATTATCCTGGATTTAAAAATAGTATGGATGACAACTGTCAATGTTTTAAGAAAAAGAGGAATTAAACACTAACCATTTGATAAAATTATGCACCGGCAACTGAAAAATCCTAAATTATATTTGATGATTTTAAGCGATTCGCTTCTCTTTGCGATTGCGCTTACGGCAGCCTACTTATTTCGGTTTGAATTTAGATTAAGTCTGGAAGAAATCAGTCAAATTAAAACGATATTGATTTGGCTTATACCACTGAAACTTTTTATTTTCTTCGGCTTTAGTCTCTACAGCGGTATGTGGCGGTATACGAGTGTCCGAGATTTCTGGCGATTAGCCCAGGCTTGCTTCATATCTATGCTTTTAATCATGGCGGTGATCCTCTATTTATACCGTTTTCATAATTTTTCTCGGGCTGTATTCTTAATGGATGGAATTCTGACATTTGTTCTTGCCGGTGGGTTGCGTCTCATGATCCGTGCTTATTTTACTTCCTTCCCGCCAAGCCTTAACTCCGATCGCATGGCGGCTTTCCATAAAAGATACAAAAAACGTATCTTGAT
It encodes the following:
- a CDS encoding NAD-dependent epimerase/dehydratase family protein, which codes for MNPNRKCIAITGATGFIGRHLFGELSDRQDVDIRLLFHSNTIENLMKKENIIVFEGDLLKPESLSGFLKPGCTVINLVNLRNASEKDNLAVMTNLAIACRSAQIKKLVHCSTAVVVGAVSEDDITEETQCHPTPGYESIKYKIESLLVALSANHFELAILRPTAVFGKGGKNLLKMADDLIQGNRFINYLRSSLFNHRRMNLVFVLNVVSALIFLADMNRKMNGDVFIISDDDPMNNYRDVERLLMSHLGCRDYAIPRLPVPSPILRTLLKLEGKSNVNPNRIYHSRKMLNAGFKKVASLETGLVSFANWYKERQASAIG
- a CDS encoding glycosyltransferase family 4 protein; amino-acid sequence: MRILLLVVYYLPSTMSSAKLIHDLATEFLRLGHEPVVVAPDENILKDTEITSESGIKVLRVRTGKIKTASRLVRGFNEARLSNIIWEKGRRFFEENPCDLIVYYSPTIFFGSLVKGLKKHFACPSYLILRDIFPQWAVDAGVLSHGMVYKYFKLKERQNYDAADIIGVQSPANLRYFEENGLDKKYHLEVLFNWTALVEESIQPSAYRERLGLQGKVVFFYGGNIGVAQDMDNIIRLAKNLRGEKSAYFLLVGDGSEVPRLRTDIASKGLTNIAIHDAVGQREYLSMLSEFDVGLISLDCGLRTQNFPGKMLGYMYHSMPILASVNPGNDLKEILEGQQSGLVCMNGEDDLFAAYARRLVRDENYRRQLGKNSRTLLENSFSVSRAAGQILAHFSQEN
- a CDS encoding SDR family oxidoreductase, with amino-acid sequence MQRKVLILGGTGMLGHTLFRELSQREDMDVYATARIGNNLSRWFSAELLKKVHVDVDADNFDTVIRSFASVQPSLVINCIGLIKQQSIASDPLSAITINSQLPHRIALVCRTAGARLIHISTDCVFDGRKGQYTEADPSNAVDLYGRSKFLGEVDYPPHCITLRTSIIGHELKGKLGLIEWFLSQAGRVRGFTRAIYSGFPTLEFARIIAEYVIPNDHLTGIYHVSSDPISKYDLLRLVAERYGKQIDIEPHDDFFMERSLDSTVFRRLTGYNPPSWSKLIDLMYQHYLSSYDDKEQLTR
- the wecB gene encoding UDP-N-acetylglucosamine 2-epimerase (non-hydrolyzing) — encoded protein: MAIKVMTIVGTRPELIKLCRVIHELDQYTEHVLVHTGQNFDYELNEIFFQQLQIRKPDYFLDAAVENVAETIGNIIARSDKVMEKEKPDAVLILGDTNSCLAVIAAKRRKIPVFHMEAGNRCFDQRVPEEINRKIIDHISDINMPYTEHARRYLLAEGIKPETVIKTGSPMKEVLSYYRLQIDESDILNALQLEEKKYFVVSTHREENVDSEVNFNNLLNSLTAIAERYNYPVIVSTHPRTRKRLEDMGVGQLHAQVRFLKPLGLLDYVKLQLHAFCVVSDSGTVTEESSILSFPAVTIRQAHERPEGMDEGTLIMCGLKAKSVMEAIDVATSQSAACDRLFRLVQDYDTENVSKKVLRIIMSYTDYVNRTVWFK
- a CDS encoding glycosyltransferase, with the protein product MKILNVNMSIDPLTGGGTAERTFQMSLYLTRAGVDCTVLTTDVGLTPERQNSMENVKIVALPVLFKRFYIPRKMWGPISKIVAEADIIHLMNHWTILNALVYQAAYRLQKPYVICPAGSLPVYGRSKVIKKIYNTLIGNRIIRRANGHIAVTTEEVKHFRNYGISPYQVSVIPNGISNEVSWEGEQKSFRKTFHLNDFPFILFVGRLNPIKGPDLLLSAFCNIKDRIKNVHLVFVGPDEGLLANLKTTANQSGVAEQVHFLGYLGGTEKLQAYKAASLLVVPSRQEAMSIVALEAGINGTPVLLTDQCGFDEVARIGGGMVVPASVDGIQEGLLILLNNLLQLKTMGEKLKRYVSENYLWENVIHQYIALYSRILLERAS
- a CDS encoding NAD-dependent epimerase/dehydratase family protein; the protein is MAYSPLILITGATGAVGPLVVKAFHDASYSIRTLSIDPPPVNMWPDDVEALIGDVTDSSVVRAAMEGVEMVIHLAALLHIVNPPLALKEKYERINVGGTATVVGAAIKADVRRVVFFSTIAVYGQSDGRIVTENTPPRPDTFYAKTKREAEEIVLEAKRADGRRLGTVLRLGAVYGGRIKGNYQRLVQSLARGRFVPVGNGSNRRTLVYDKDVARAAVVAASHDAAAGKIFNVSDGRFHTMNEIIGTICAAIGHKVPRLSLPVGVSRIVAGIIEKGGHSMGLKPPAIRAMIDKYTEDIAMDGSLIQKELGFVPHYDLKTGWEETVKEMREGGAL
- a CDS encoding sugar transferase, with product MKRICDVLLSLLLLCFLSIPMILIALFVKLTSKGPALYWSDRVGINNTIFRMPKFRTMRLDTPEMATHLMDDPSLYLTSVGSLLRKFSLDELPQLWSILKSDMSFIGPRPALYNQDDLVDLRMKKGIHKLVPGITGWAQVNGRDDIPIPLKVEYDEYYMKNKSIILDLKIVWMTTVNVLRKRGIKH